A single genomic interval of Gossypium raimondii isolate GPD5lz chromosome 11, ASM2569854v1, whole genome shotgun sequence harbors:
- the LOC105761600 gene encoding glycosyltransferase-like At2g41451, with protein sequence MAGLHSSSRPSSSSSLSSSSSSSSSSSSQQVFTSRLLLLLTLLPLTLAFFAFVLQWRGGLTDPVTRWSPDPFQFPGMDNPGSNVGSDRRSGSDCVDLLGRSKSPAFPYFKDWKFDVGSDLNPKICIISSTSAGLEQTLPWIFYHKVIGVSAFFLFVEGKAASPNVSKVLELIPGVKVIYRTKELEEQQAKSRIWNETWLASFFYKPCNYELFVKQSLNMEMSIVMARDAGMDWIIHLDTDELIHPVGAREYSLRQLLAGVPGNVDMVVFPNYESSVERDDIKEPFTEVSMFKKNYDHLPKDVYFGNYKESTRGNPNYFLTYGNGKSAARIQDHLRPNGAHRWHNYMKTPNEIKLDEAAVLHYTYPKFSDLTSRRDRCGCKPTKEDVKRCFMLEFDRAAFIIASTATEEEMLHWYREHVVWTDKELKLKLLRRGILTRIYAPMVIIQGLRDSGLFGSVIQSAQTTLSKDTKSSNTSRVDKPGMISSRKIGVKETTATARRILEIPNETSYDSAIPPLSPPILDDLHIGI encoded by the exons ATGGCGGGTCTCCACTCTTCTTCAAGACcctcctcttcttcttccctttcatcatcatcatcatcatcatcatcatcttcctctCAACAAGTCTTTACTTCTCGTCTCCTCTTGCTTTTGACTCTTCTCCCATTAACCCTTGCTTTCTTTGCTTTCGTTCTCCAATGGCGTGGCGGTTTAACCGACCCGGTCACCCGTTGGTCTCCAGACCCGTTTCAGTTCCCTGGTATGGATAATCCTGGCTCGAACGTTGGATCGGATCGGCGTTCCGGTTCGGATTGTGTCGATCTTTTGGGTCGAAGCAAGTCCCCGGCTTTCCCTTATTTTAAGGATTGGAAATTCGATGTCGGGTCGGATCTTAACCCTAAG ATATGTATTATTTCAAGTACTTCTGCAGGATTAGAACAGACACTACCATGGATCTTTTATCACAAGGTTATTGGAGTTTCagcctttttcctttttgttgaGGGGAAGGCTGCCTCTCCTAATGTATCTAAAGTCCTTGAATTGATTCCA GGGGTGAAAGTGATTTACAGAACAAAAGAATTAGAGGAACAACAAGCTAAAAG TCGGATTTGGAATGAGACCTGGTTGGCAAGTTTCTTCTACAAACCATGTAACTACGAGTTGTTTGTGAAGCAATCCCTTAATATGGAAATGTCTATTGTCATGGCAAGg GATGCTGGCATGGATTGGATTATTCATCTTGACACCGATGAGCTTATACATCCCGTGGGTGCTCGCGAGTACTCTTTGAGACAATTACTGGCAGGTGTACCTGGAAATGTTGATATGGTTGTCTTCCCAAATTAT GAAAGCAGTGTTGAGCGGGATGATATCAAGGAACCTTTTACTGAG GTCTCAATGTTCAAGAAGAACTATGATCATCTTCCCAAGGATGTGTATTTTGGCAATTATAAAGAGTCAACCCGTGGTAATCCAAACTACTTTCTGACCTATGGAAACGGGAAATCAGCTGCTCGTATTCAAGATCATCTTCGGCCTAATGGTGCACATAGATGGCATAACTACATGAAGACACCAAA TGAGATCAAATTGGATGAGGCTGCTGTTCTGCATTATACATACCCCAAATTTTCTGATCTAACCTCAAGGCGTGATCGATGTGGTTGCAAGCCTACAAAGGAGGATGTTAAAAGATGTTTCATGTTAGAGTTTGATAGAGCT GCATTCATAATTGCTTCAACTGCAACGGAGGAGGAAATGCTTCACTG GTACCGTGAGCATGTAGTGTGGACTGATAAGGAATTGAAGTTGAAACTTTTGAGGAGGGGCATCTTAACTCGGATTTATGCTCCCATg GTTATAATTCAAGGACTTAGGGATTCAGGGCTTTTCGGTTCCGTAATACAATCGGCACAAACGACTCTCTCAAAGGACACCAAGAGTAGCAACACTTCTAGAGTAGATAAACCTGGAATGATTTCATCCAGAAAGATCGGTGTCAAAGAAACAACAGCAACTGCCCGAAGGATCTTGGAAATACCCAACGAAACTTCTTACGATTCAGCCATCCCACCACTTTCTCCTCCAATCCTGGATGATCTTCACATCGGAATATAA
- the LOC105761599 gene encoding uncharacterized protein At5g39865, producing the protein MGCSASRPNTNIITKPQNSSQSSTSLESMASSHSSPPPVSRALSLPTPLVHHPPLKKGDTHHLVSLTSTTYGSLSLIDVQKPVIDDTQSLSDQDSPVHGGQTDSLSPDSVINTWELMDGLDDDDDDVGHDFDLGKPKSKPSFNTIIKQSLTKPLWKHLSEESLLSKLDPNVVSSYRRALSSRASPSLSPSCSSLSDSWVKIPHTEKSQKTRNIVLYFTSLRGIRKTYEDCCCVRMIFRGFRVVVDEKDISMDSMYRTELQSLLGGKSICLPQVFIQGKHVGGVEEIRQLNENGELAKLLKGFPVRDPGIVCEGCGDARFVPCPNCSGSKKVFEEDECRLRRCPDCNENGLIRCRACCSW; encoded by the coding sequence atgGGTTGTTCTGCATCAAGACCCAACACTAATATCATCACCAAACCCCAGAATTCTTCACAGTCTTCCACTTCTTTAGAATCCATGGCCTCTTCCCACTCTTCCCCACCGCCCGTTTCTCGTGCTTTGTCTCTCCCGACGCCGCTTGTTCACCATCCGCCGTTGAAAAAAGGCGACACCCACCACTTGGTTTCGTTAACATCCACTACTTATGGTTCCCTTTCACTCATCGACGTCCAAAAGCCTGTTATCGACGATACCCAAAGTTTATCCGACCAAGATTCGCCGGTTCATGGTGGTCAAACTGACTCGTTGTCACCTGACTCGGTTATCAACACTTGGGAACTCATGGATGGActcgatgatgatgatgatgatgtggGGCATGATTTCGATCTGGGTAAGCCTAAATCCAAACCTTCGtttaatactattattaaaCAATCATTAACAAAACCGTTATGGAAACATTTATCTGAAGAATCACTGCTTTCAAAACTTGACCCAAATGTGGTTTCAAGTTACAGAAGAGCTTTATCTTCAAGAGCTTCCCCTTCCCTTAGCCCTTCATGTTCTTCATTATCTGATAGTTGGGTCAAAATCCCACACAccgaaaaaagtcaaaaaaccAGAAACATTGTTCTATATTTCACTAGTCTAAGAGGTATAAGGAAAACATATGAAGATTGTTGTTGTGTTAGGATGATCTTTAGGGGATTTAGAGTGGTTGTTGATGAAAAGGACATTTCAATGGATTCCATGTATAGAACTGAATTGCAGAGCCTATTAGGAGGAAAATCCATTTGCTTACCACAAGTGTTCATACAAGGAAAACACGTTGGTGGGGTTGAAGAAATCAGACAGCTtaatgaaaatggtgaattggcTAAGCTTTTAAAAGGGTTTCCTGTTAGAGATCCTGGGATTGTTTGTGAAGGTTGTGGTGATGCTAGGTTTGTGCCATGTCCAAACTGTAGTGGAAGCAAAAAAGtgtttgaagaagatgaatgtaGGTTAAGAAGGTGCCCTGATTGTAATGAAAATGGGTTAATAAGGTGCCGTGCTTGTTGTTCATGGTAA